One region of Hymenobacter sediminicola genomic DNA includes:
- a CDS encoding S9 family peptidase has product MKFRSFGLALWLATAGPALVPTVLTTASAQQKQNLTLEDIWQKGTFAAKSVPGFNWMKDGRYYSSLDQGSLVQHDVTTGQAVQTLVAATDLKLPGQEKPLPVDGYNFNADEQQILFSTDTEAIYRRSSKSNFYIYNRQSKQLTPLSKVAGKQLYATFSPDGKRVAFVRDNNLFVTDLATMQETAVTMDGVLNKIINGGTDWVYEEEFSFAQGFQWSPDSRYVAYYTFDESQVPEYNMQEWGPLYPKDYRYKYPKAGEKNSIVSISAYDVAAGKSTKMDVGAETDQYIPRILWTQTPELLSIQRLNRLQNKLEILHANAKSGQSKVVLTDTDKAYVDITDDLRYLEGGKEFLFTSEKDGYRHLYLYNMQGKLVRQLTKGAWEITEINGFDEKKGLVYYTSTENSLMTHGTYSSDNVGMGQNRPLERHLYRVSLKGKDKTRLSDATRGTDVVNMSSDCRYYLNYHSEAGDPQVVSLRNGQDGKLVKVLEDNAKLRQKLSEYNLGKLEFTTLDVDNGPGGKPSIVAGKQSLVASVLKPANFDPSKKYPVLMYVYGGPGSQTVKDDAGGGIAFTNYLWHQLLAQQGYIVVSVDNRGTGARGSDFKKSTYANLGKLETEDQAAAARFLGQMPYVDKSRIGIWGWSFGGYMTALALTKNADVFKMGISVAPVTNWRYYDTVYTERFLKTPQENPAGYDDNSPVQHADKLKGKLLLVHGTGDDNVHFQNAVAFTDAMIKANKDYQTLYYPNRNHGIYGGNTRLHLYRQMTDFVLKNL; this is encoded by the coding sequence ATGAAATTCCGCTCTTTTGGGCTGGCCCTGTGGCTGGCCACTGCCGGCCCCGCGCTGGTTCCCACCGTGCTGACCACCGCTTCGGCTCAGCAGAAACAAAACCTCACCCTCGAAGATATCTGGCAGAAAGGCACTTTCGCCGCCAAATCGGTGCCCGGCTTCAATTGGATGAAAGACGGGCGCTACTACTCGTCGCTCGACCAAGGCAGCCTGGTGCAGCATGATGTGACAACTGGCCAAGCCGTGCAGACCCTGGTGGCTGCCACCGACCTGAAGCTGCCCGGCCAAGAAAAGCCGCTGCCCGTCGATGGCTACAACTTCAACGCCGATGAGCAGCAAATTCTGTTCAGCACCGACACGGAGGCCATCTACCGCCGCTCCAGCAAGTCTAATTTCTATATCTACAACCGCCAGAGCAAGCAGCTTACGCCCCTGAGCAAAGTGGCGGGCAAGCAGCTCTACGCCACTTTCTCGCCCGACGGCAAGCGGGTAGCTTTCGTGCGCGACAACAATCTGTTCGTCACGGACCTGGCCACGATGCAGGAAACGGCCGTCACGATGGATGGCGTCCTCAATAAAATCATCAACGGCGGCACCGACTGGGTGTATGAGGAGGAGTTTTCGTTTGCCCAGGGCTTCCAATGGTCGCCCGATTCGCGCTACGTGGCCTACTACACGTTCGATGAAAGCCAGGTGCCCGAGTACAACATGCAGGAATGGGGCCCGCTCTATCCTAAAGACTACCGTTATAAATACCCCAAGGCCGGCGAGAAAAACTCCATCGTCAGCATCTCAGCTTACGACGTAGCCGCTGGCAAATCCACCAAAATGGACGTGGGTGCCGAAACCGACCAGTACATTCCGCGCATCCTCTGGACCCAGACGCCCGAGCTGCTCAGCATTCAGCGCCTCAACCGCCTGCAGAACAAGCTCGAAATCCTGCATGCCAACGCCAAATCCGGCCAAAGCAAAGTAGTGCTGACCGATACCGACAAAGCCTACGTCGACATCACCGATGACCTGCGCTATCTGGAGGGCGGCAAAGAGTTCCTGTTTACGAGCGAGAAGGACGGCTACCGCCACCTCTACCTCTACAACATGCAGGGTAAGCTGGTGCGCCAACTCACCAAAGGCGCCTGGGAAATCACCGAAATCAACGGGTTTGACGAGAAAAAGGGCCTCGTGTACTATACCAGCACCGAAAACAGCCTGATGACGCACGGCACCTACTCGTCGGATAATGTCGGGATGGGGCAGAACCGGCCGCTGGAGCGCCATCTGTACCGCGTCAGCCTCAAGGGCAAAGACAAGACGCGGCTCAGCGACGCCACGCGTGGTACCGATGTGGTGAACATGAGTTCTGATTGCCGCTACTACCTCAACTACCATTCGGAAGCCGGCGACCCGCAGGTGGTGAGCCTGCGCAACGGCCAGGATGGCAAGCTGGTGAAAGTGCTGGAAGACAACGCCAAGCTGCGCCAGAAGCTCTCTGAATACAATCTGGGCAAGCTGGAATTCACAACCCTAGACGTAGACAATGGACCAGGTGGCAAGCCGAGCATAGTAGCGGGTAAGCAGAGCCTGGTGGCTTCTGTGCTCAAGCCCGCCAACTTCGACCCGAGCAAAAAGTACCCCGTGCTGATGTACGTGTATGGCGGCCCCGGCTCCCAGACCGTGAAAGATGATGCGGGGGGCGGTATTGCCTTCACCAACTACCTCTGGCACCAGCTGCTGGCCCAGCAGGGCTACATTGTGGTGAGCGTGGACAACCGGGGCACCGGCGCCCGCGGCTCCGACTTCAAGAAAAGCACCTACGCCAACCTTGGCAAGCTCGAAACAGAGGACCAGGCCGCCGCTGCCCGCTTCCTGGGCCAGATGCCCTACGTCGACAAGAGCCGCATCGGCATCTGGGGCTGGAGCTTCGGTGGCTACATGACCGCGCTGGCCCTCACCAAAAACGCCGATGTGTTCAAGATGGGTATATCGGTGGCACCCGTCACCAACTGGCGCTACTACGACACTGTGTACACGGAGCGGTTCCTCAAAACGCCCCAGGAAAACCCCGCCGGCTATGACGACAACTCGCCGGTGCAGCACGCCGACAAGCTCAAAGGCAAGCTTTTGCTGGTACACGGCACCGGCGACGACAACGTGCATTTCCAGAACGCAGTAGCCTTCACCGACGCCATGATTAAGGCCAACAAGGACTACCAGACGCTCTATTACCCTAACCGCAACCACGGCATCTACGGCGGCAATACCCGCTTGCACCTCTACCGCCAGATGACCGATTTCGTGCTCAAGAACCTCTAG
- a CDS encoding OmpP1/FadL family transporter, with amino-acid sequence MKNLKYWLAVAFVGQASYGFAQYEVDALRFSQNQPSGTARTLGIGGANSAVGADLSSLVTNPAGLGLYQRSEFSFTPGLGLGSTESKAFGTTTTDSRNSLHVASLGAAFVNRRPDSDGSEWRNGTFALGLNRINDYNQRFRYRGTPALNQDILQRLADPVNSVADVVAQDNSQSYYSLDGLAYGAFLTDRFTNRQGQDSLGLSTPFTTTGALQQDETVLTTGSQTQFDFGYGASYRDRLYLGGAIGIVSTRYNSTSVITASEATPDASTAFNSLNYRDVLETRGSGINLRVGAIYRVNDAVRVGASIQTPTWMRLSESYSSSLSANFDRPLVVDGQSYSSRTASSDPSEFNYVLTTPFKATGGVAVVIGKYGFLSGDVEYLNYSQARLSNDTNNDLVGGTDYDFSASNDAVRSLYRSAVNVRVGGELRFDIFRVRAGYARYGDAYKQNDFDRTQNYFTGGVGLRQKNFFLDAAAVYGTSKRFYSPYTLSEAGAAPVVSIDDNKYTTTVTAGFLF; translated from the coding sequence ATGAAAAACCTGAAATACTGGCTTGCCGTGGCTTTTGTAGGCCAGGCTAGCTACGGCTTTGCCCAATATGAAGTAGATGCGCTGCGCTTTTCGCAGAACCAACCCAGCGGCACAGCTCGCACACTGGGTATAGGGGGCGCCAATTCAGCGGTGGGTGCCGACCTGAGTAGTCTTGTAACAAACCCGGCTGGTTTGGGTCTCTATCAGCGCTCTGAGTTCAGCTTTACGCCCGGCTTGGGTTTGGGCAGCACTGAGAGCAAGGCATTCGGCACTACCACCACTGACTCGCGCAATAGTCTGCATGTTGCCAGCCTAGGGGCCGCTTTCGTCAACCGCCGACCTGATTCGGATGGTAGCGAGTGGCGCAACGGCACCTTTGCATTAGGCTTGAACCGCATCAACGATTACAACCAGCGCTTCCGCTACCGTGGCACGCCAGCCCTGAACCAGGATATTCTGCAGCGTCTGGCCGACCCGGTTAACAGCGTTGCCGACGTGGTAGCGCAGGACAACAGCCAGAGCTATTACTCACTTGATGGCTTGGCGTATGGCGCGTTCCTGACGGACCGTTTTACCAATCGGCAGGGGCAGGATAGCCTGGGGCTTTCCACGCCGTTCACCACTACTGGCGCGTTGCAACAGGACGAAACCGTACTGACTACCGGCTCCCAGACGCAATTTGACTTCGGCTACGGAGCCAGCTACCGCGACCGGCTGTATCTGGGTGGCGCCATTGGCATTGTGAGTACGCGCTATAACTCGACCAGCGTAATCACAGCCTCAGAGGCTACTCCCGATGCCAGCACGGCTTTCAACAGCCTCAACTATCGTGACGTGCTGGAAACGCGGGGCAGCGGTATCAACCTGCGGGTGGGTGCTATCTACCGCGTGAATGATGCTGTGCGGGTAGGTGCTTCCATTCAGACTCCTACCTGGATGCGCCTGTCGGAAAGCTACAGCTCCTCCCTCAGTGCCAATTTCGACCGGCCGCTGGTAGTTGACGGGCAGAGCTACAGCAGCCGTACCGCCAGCTCCGACCCCAGCGAGTTCAACTATGTATTGACGACGCCTTTCAAGGCAACTGGCGGCGTGGCCGTAGTGATTGGTAAATACGGTTTCCTGAGCGGCGACGTGGAATACCTCAACTACAGCCAGGCTCGTCTCAGCAACGATACGAATAATGACCTTGTGGGAGGCACCGATTATGACTTCAGCGCCAGCAACGACGCCGTGCGTAGCCTTTATCGGTCGGCCGTGAACGTGCGGGTTGGTGGCGAGCTGCGCTTCGACATCTTCCGGGTGCGGGCCGGCTATGCCCGCTACGGCGATGCGTACAAGCAGAACGATTTTGACCGCACCCAGAATTATTTCACGGGCGGCGTGGGCCTGCGCCAGAAGAACTTCTTTCTGGATGCTGCCGCTGTGTACGGCACCAGCAAGCGGTTCTACAGCCCGTACACCCTCAGCGAAGCCGGTGCTGCACCAGTGGTTAGCATAGACGACAACAAGTACACGACTACCGTCACAGCAGGTTTCCTGTTCTAA
- the proS gene encoding proline--tRNA ligase, producing MSKSLPKRSEDYSLWYNELVKRAGLAENSAVRGCMVIKPYGYAIWEKMQRTLDDMFKRTGHQNAYFPLFVPKSLFEAEEKNAEGFAKECAVVTHYRLQTDPDNPGKLRVDPNAKLEEELIVRPTSEAIIWSTYKGWIQSYRDLPLLINQWANVVRWEMRTRLFLRTAEFLWQEGHTAHATAEEAVAETRQMLEVYAQFAEEWMALPVVKGVKTENERFAGAEDTYCIEGLMQDGKALQAGTSHFLGQNFAKAFDVQFQSKEGGLEYVWGTSWGVSTRLMGALVMAHSDDEGLVLPPKLAPIQVVIVPIYKTGQLDELLERIRPMQMGLIERGISVKVDDRDTERPGYKFAEWELKGVPVRLAVGMRDLDAGTVEVARRDTKEKMNLPLADIVNSVAALLDDIQVSIYRKAHQFRETHTTRVDTYEQFKQALEGEGGFVVAHWDGTSETEERIKEETKATIRCIALNEPDEEGTCILTGKPSKRRVYFARAY from the coding sequence ATGAGCAAAAGTTTGCCCAAGCGGAGCGAAGATTATTCCCTGTGGTACAATGAGTTGGTGAAGCGTGCCGGGCTGGCCGAAAACTCCGCTGTGCGGGGCTGTATGGTCATTAAGCCCTACGGCTACGCCATCTGGGAGAAGATGCAGCGCACCCTGGACGATATGTTCAAGCGCACTGGCCATCAGAACGCATACTTCCCCCTTTTCGTCCCCAAAAGTCTGTTTGAAGCGGAGGAAAAAAATGCGGAAGGTTTCGCCAAGGAATGTGCCGTTGTAACGCACTACCGCCTGCAGACCGACCCCGACAACCCAGGCAAGCTCCGCGTGGACCCCAATGCCAAGCTGGAAGAAGAACTGATAGTGCGCCCAACCTCGGAGGCTATCATCTGGAGCACCTACAAAGGCTGGATCCAGAGCTACCGCGACCTGCCGCTACTCATCAACCAATGGGCTAACGTAGTGCGTTGGGAAATGCGTACCCGCCTGTTTCTGCGCACCGCCGAGTTTCTGTGGCAGGAAGGCCACACGGCCCACGCCACCGCCGAGGAAGCCGTGGCTGAAACCCGCCAGATGCTGGAGGTATATGCGCAGTTTGCCGAAGAATGGATGGCGCTGCCCGTTGTGAAAGGTGTAAAAACTGAAAACGAGCGGTTTGCCGGTGCCGAGGATACGTATTGCATCGAAGGTCTGATGCAGGACGGCAAGGCGCTGCAGGCCGGCACCTCGCACTTCCTGGGCCAGAACTTTGCCAAGGCGTTTGATGTGCAGTTTCAGAGCAAGGAAGGCGGCTTGGAGTATGTGTGGGGCACCAGTTGGGGCGTAAGCACGCGCCTGATGGGCGCCCTTGTCATGGCTCACTCCGATGATGAAGGCTTGGTGCTGCCGCCCAAGCTGGCACCTATCCAGGTGGTCATTGTGCCCATTTACAAAACCGGCCAGCTCGATGAGCTGCTGGAGCGCATCCGTCCGATGCAGATGGGCCTGATTGAGCGCGGCATTTCGGTGAAAGTAGACGACCGGGACACGGAGCGCCCGGGCTACAAATTTGCCGAATGGGAGCTGAAAGGCGTGCCGGTTCGGCTGGCCGTGGGCATGCGTGACCTAGACGCCGGTACCGTGGAAGTGGCCCGCCGCGACACCAAGGAGAAAATGAACCTGCCCCTGGCCGACATCGTGAACAGCGTGGCGGCGCTGCTCGACGATATTCAGGTCAGCATTTACCGCAAGGCGCATCAGTTCCGCGAAACGCACACGACCCGCGTGGACACCTACGAGCAGTTCAAGCAGGCCTTGGAAGGCGAAGGCGGCTTCGTGGTAGCCCACTGGGATGGCACCTCCGAAACTGAGGAGCGCATCAAGGAAGAAACCAAAGCCACCATCCGCTGCATTGCGCTGAATGAGCCTGATGAGGAGGGCACCTGCATCCTGACCGGCAAGCCCAGCAAGCGCCGCGTATACTTCGCCCGGGCTTACTAG
- a CDS encoding DinB family protein, producing MRTNVRSIQTLVETELLPLPEALLNGKPAPERWSALECVEHLNRYCRYYNPALARALRHPAAARAEVQYSWLGRKSLDMVRPGSRKQHKTVKHMNPAGSLLTVAVLQEFLQHQKQLAALLQQAATADLNRKAVPVEFFRLLKLRTGEALEFVVLHEQRHVQQALRDVRQAQEAAL from the coding sequence TTGCGCACCAATGTTCGCAGCATACAGACCCTGGTAGAAACCGAGCTGCTGCCGCTGCCCGAAGCCTTACTCAACGGCAAGCCAGCTCCTGAGCGGTGGAGCGCGCTGGAATGCGTGGAGCACCTGAACCGCTACTGCCGCTACTACAACCCCGCCCTGGCCCGGGCGCTGCGCCACCCGGCTGCCGCCCGCGCCGAAGTACAGTACAGCTGGCTGGGCCGAAAGTCGTTGGACATGGTGCGGCCCGGTAGCCGCAAGCAGCACAAAACGGTGAAGCATATGAATCCGGCGGGGAGCCTGCTTACCGTGGCGGTGCTACAGGAGTTTCTGCAGCACCAGAAGCAACTGGCGGCGCTGCTGCAGCAGGCTGCCACTGCCGACCTAAACCGCAAAGCCGTGCCCGTAGAGTTTTTTCGGCTGCTGAAGCTGCGCACCGGCGAAGCCCTGGAGTTTGTAGTGCTGCACGAGCAGCGCCATGTCCAGCAGGCGCTACGGGACGTTCGGCAGGCACAGGAGGCCGCCCTGTAA
- a CDS encoding Crp/Fnr family transcriptional regulator translates to MPVSSLSADIAALRQLLQQVPYLAAADVDAFVACWHKPVVLARHDFLIRPEQTERYLYFVAEGVLRIFLPVATEEICVGFGYAGTLLCSFPSFVEGRPSDYAIQALRGSRLLGISRAAVLDLLESRPAIARFWRTEMERAVVGRIEREIDLLLPEPQRRLDRLRTRSPHLFQLVPRKYIASYLRMTPETLSRLR, encoded by the coding sequence ATGCCTGTGTCTTCGCTCAGTGCTGATATAGCTGCGCTGCGGCAGTTGCTGCAGCAGGTGCCGTACCTAGCCGCGGCAGACGTTGACGCGTTTGTGGCGTGCTGGCACAAGCCGGTGGTGCTGGCCCGCCACGACTTTCTGATCCGGCCCGAACAGACAGAGCGTTACCTGTATTTCGTGGCCGAAGGAGTGCTGCGGATTTTTCTGCCCGTGGCTACCGAAGAAATATGCGTGGGTTTCGGCTATGCCGGCACCTTACTCTGCTCGTTTCCCTCCTTTGTGGAAGGCCGCCCTTCTGATTATGCCATTCAGGCCTTGCGCGGGAGCCGGCTGCTGGGCATCAGCCGGGCCGCCGTGCTGGATCTGCTCGAAAGCCGCCCGGCTATTGCCCGCTTCTGGCGCACCGAAATGGAACGAGCGGTGGTAGGCCGCATCGAGCGGGAAATAGATTTGCTGCTGCCTGAGCCCCAGCGCCGTCTCGACCGGCTACGAACCCGCAGTCCGCACCTGTTTCAGCTGGTGCCCCGCAAATACATTGCCTCCTACCTGCGCATGACTCCCGAGACGCTAAGCCGCCTGCGCTAA
- a CDS encoding NfeD family protein yields MLLLFGLLFLAAEVVFIPGTTIVGLIGFALLAAGVWFAYRDFGSATGHILLVSSLAVTGLMIYIGLKPKNMARVALTDVNNSHVRDARLPDVQPGTTGRTLSALRPAGTVLFEENRREVTTRGEFVPAGTEVRVLRIEQNRIVVESVA; encoded by the coding sequence ATGCTTCTGCTCTTTGGTCTGCTCTTTCTGGCCGCCGAAGTCGTCTTTATTCCGGGCACTACCATTGTGGGCCTGATTGGGTTTGCGCTGCTGGCTGCCGGCGTGTGGTTTGCCTACCGCGACTTTGGCTCCGCTACCGGCCACATTCTGCTGGTTTCGTCGCTGGCTGTCACGGGCCTGATGATATACATTGGACTGAAGCCCAAGAACATGGCCCGCGTAGCCCTGACCGACGTCAACAATTCGCACGTGCGGGACGCCCGCCTACCCGATGTGCAGCCCGGTACTACCGGCCGCACGCTTTCGGCGCTACGGCCCGCGGGCACGGTGCTATTCGAGGAAAACCGCCGTGAGGTAACAACCCGCGGCGAGTTTGTACCGGCCGGCACCGAGGTGCGCGTGCTGCGCATCGAGCAAAACCGGATTGTGGTAGAAAGTGTGGCATAA
- the floA gene encoding flotillin-like protein FloA (flotillin-like protein involved in membrane lipid rafts), with amino-acid sequence MDFPIFPLIVGAIVLLVFLYFFPISLWITALFSGVKVSLFQLAFMRVRKVPPSLIVNSMITSTKAGLELTANDLETHYLAGGNIPSVIKALISADKANIPLTFKQATAIDLAGRDVFEAVTTSVNPKVINTPNVAAVAQDGIQLIAKARITVRANITQLVGGAGEETILARVGEGIVTSIGSSKSHKEVLENPDKISKLVLSKGLDAGTAFEILSIDIADIDIGENIGAKLQIDQATADLKVAEAKAEERRAMAVAVEQENRAKTQEAKARVVEAEAEIPKAMAEAFRSGNLGIMDYYKMRNIQSDTDMRDSIANPGNQSSSSKPGRDETRLS; translated from the coding sequence ATGGACTTTCCCATTTTCCCACTCATTGTTGGGGCCATTGTTCTGCTGGTCTTTCTGTACTTTTTCCCTATCAGCCTCTGGATTACGGCGCTGTTCTCGGGCGTAAAAGTGAGCTTGTTCCAGCTGGCGTTCATGCGGGTGCGCAAAGTGCCGCCGTCCCTCATCGTCAACTCGATGATTACGAGTACTAAGGCCGGCCTGGAGCTGACTGCCAACGACCTAGAAACGCACTACCTAGCCGGCGGTAATATTCCCAGCGTTATTAAGGCCCTGATTTCGGCCGATAAGGCCAATATCCCGCTCACATTCAAGCAGGCCACCGCCATCGACCTGGCCGGCCGCGACGTGTTTGAGGCCGTAACAACGAGCGTAAATCCCAAGGTGATTAACACGCCGAATGTGGCCGCCGTAGCGCAGGATGGCATTCAGCTCATTGCTAAGGCCCGCATTACGGTGCGCGCCAACATCACGCAGTTGGTGGGCGGTGCTGGGGAGGAAACCATTCTGGCCCGCGTTGGGGAAGGCATTGTGACTAGTATCGGTTCGTCGAAGTCGCACAAAGAGGTGCTCGAAAACCCTGACAAGATTTCCAAGCTCGTGCTCAGCAAAGGCCTCGACGCCGGCACGGCCTTCGAAATCCTGTCCATTGACATTGCCGACATTGACATAGGAGAAAACATCGGAGCCAAACTGCAGATAGATCAGGCCACTGCCGACCTGAAAGTGGCCGAAGCCAAAGCCGAAGAGCGCCGGGCAATGGCCGTGGCCGTGGAGCAGGAAAACCGCGCCAAAACCCAGGAAGCCAAAGCCCGCGTGGTAGAAGCCGAAGCCGAGATACCGAAGGCCATGGCTGAAGCCTTCCGCTCCGGCAACCTCGGCATCATGGACTATTACAAAATGCGCAACATTCAGTCCGACACCGACATGCGCGACTCCATTGCCAACCCCGGCAACCAAAGCAGCAGCAGCAAGCCCGGCCGCGACGAAACCCGCCTGAGCTAA